A section of the Paenibacillus yonginensis genome encodes:
- a CDS encoding TetR/AcrR family transcriptional regulator has protein sequence MNGFEKRAMQIKQKIKQTVLEMLGEWEPRQIRIKDIAARAEVSQVTIYNYFGSKEALLREVFKEFVSMLMEEYESVLTGDAPLKEKIEYIIFQKSRLKLPFTPSALKQLIEADPEINRFIQQQYEERAIPLITHFVQKGQQRGEISEKVSVQMVLLYVGMITEQYEKMLDLVNQSEDPEAFTEDMIHVFFYGICGPQYQK, from the coding sequence ATGAATGGATTTGAGAAGCGGGCAATGCAGATTAAACAAAAGATCAAACAAACGGTATTGGAAATGCTGGGCGAATGGGAACCCCGGCAAATCCGCATTAAGGATATCGCAGCCAGAGCGGAAGTTTCGCAGGTCACCATATACAACTATTTTGGAAGCAAAGAAGCACTGCTCCGCGAAGTGTTTAAGGAGTTTGTCTCCATGCTGATGGAGGAATATGAGAGCGTGCTGACGGGCGATGCGCCGCTGAAGGAAAAAATCGAATACATTATTTTTCAAAAAAGCCGGTTAAAGCTGCCCTTCACCCCTTCCGCGCTCAAGCAGCTGATCGAAGCCGACCCTGAAATTAACCGATTTATCCAGCAGCAGTATGAGGAACGTGCCATTCCTTTGATCACCCATTTTGTGCAGAAGGGCCAGCAGCGGGGAGAAATTTCAGAGAAAGTGTCCGTCCAAATGGTGCTTCTATATGTAGGTATGATAACGGAGCAGTACGAAAAAATGCTGGATCTGGTCAATCAGAGTGAGGATCCCGAAGCGTTTACAGAGGATATGATTCATGTGTTCTTTTATGGCATTTGTGGTCCGCAATACCAAAAATGA
- a CDS encoding GAF domain-containing protein, which translates to MFQAATPTGDRQQVYESALTQLKGLIEGEPNSVANLANASALLNFVMQDINWAGFYLYDGKELVLGPFQGLPACIRIPLGRGVCGTSAQQRETIVVEDVHAFAGHIACDSATNSEIVVPIVQDGRLIGVLDIDSPLRGRFDETDKTFLEAFVEILVSSVKFS; encoded by the coding sequence ATGTTCCAGGCAGCTACTCCCACTGGCGACCGCCAGCAAGTATATGAATCTGCACTAACGCAGCTTAAAGGCCTAATTGAAGGCGAACCAAACTCCGTAGCCAATTTGGCCAACGCATCCGCCCTGCTGAATTTTGTTATGCAGGATATCAACTGGGCGGGATTTTATTTATATGACGGCAAGGAGCTGGTGCTGGGTCCGTTCCAGGGACTGCCAGCCTGCATCCGGATTCCGCTCGGACGTGGCGTATGCGGCACCTCGGCACAGCAGCGCGAAACGATTGTGGTCGAGGATGTGCACGCTTTTGCCGGCCACATCGCCTGCGATTCTGCAACCAACAGTGAAATTGTTGTGCCTATCGTCCAGGATGGCCGTTTGATCGGTGTGCTGGACATCGACAGCCCGCTGCGCGGCCGCTTTGATGAAACAGACAAAACATTTTTGGAAGCTTTTGTTGAGATTCTGGTCAGCAGCGTCAAGTTCTCCTGA
- a CDS encoding aspartyl-phosphate phosphatase Spo0E family protein — protein sequence MTAQTSCSEFRPARPNKRINEELNNIIENLRRELVEVSATSGFTSEIVLELSQRLDKYIVLAQKQMKNGKTGTGLEH from the coding sequence ATGACTGCCCAGACATCTTGTTCCGAATTTCGGCCGGCAAGGCCTAACAAACGTATCAATGAAGAGCTTAACAACATCATCGAGAATTTAAGGCGAGAGTTGGTCGAGGTTTCGGCAACCAGCGGCTTCACAAGCGAGATTGTACTAGAATTAAGCCAGCGTCTGGATAAGTATATCGTCCTTGCCCAGAAACAGATGAAGAACGGAAAGACCGGTACCGGACTTGAGCATTGA
- a CDS encoding GNAT family N-acetyltransferase, whose translation MIQFVLVKLTNQKKGAQRMEYRCEGYIPVLSTPRLKLRRLERADAEPLFEYWSDPDVVQYMNVPPFADVGETAEMINWLNLLAETEDTIRWGIELKDSGRLIGSCGYNSWQLEGAYRAEIGYELGKSYWGQGYMHEALLAMFEFGFNVMGLNRIEALLYPVNKSSVRLLQKLGFQREGLLRDYQRAGDRFVDLDMYSMLRREWEQRSGANA comes from the coding sequence ATGATTCAATTTGTATTAGTGAAATTGACGAACCAGAAGAAAGGAGCGCAGCGGATGGAATACCGGTGTGAAGGATATATCCCCGTTCTCTCCACCCCCCGTTTGAAACTCCGCAGGCTGGAGAGAGCCGATGCGGAGCCATTGTTTGAATATTGGAGCGATCCTGATGTCGTTCAATATATGAATGTTCCTCCGTTTGCCGATGTCGGGGAGACAGCGGAGATGATTAACTGGCTGAATCTTCTGGCTGAGACGGAGGACACGATCCGCTGGGGCATTGAGTTGAAGGACAGCGGAAGATTGATCGGCAGCTGCGGATATAACAGCTGGCAGCTTGAAGGAGCTTACCGGGCCGAAATCGGATACGAGCTAGGCAAGTCTTATTGGGGCCAGGGCTACATGCATGAAGCGCTTCTTGCCATGTTTGAGTTCGGGTTTAACGTAATGGGGCTTAACCGGATCGAGGCGCTGCTATATCCCGTAAATAAATCCTCCGTCCGCCTGCTGCAGAAGCTTGGGTTCCAAAGGGAAGGACTGCTGCGGGATTACCAGCGGGCAGGGGACCGTTTTGTCGATTTGGATATGTATTCAATGCTCCGCAGAGAATGGGAACAGAGGTCGGGGGCTAACGCATAA
- a CDS encoding ABC transporter ATP-binding protein: MLSVEHVTKIFPNGRGIRDVTFSVRRGEVFGFLGPNGAGKSTTIRHIMGFLKPDQGSVKVCGYDTWKEQGRFQKYIGYLPGEIAFIEGMTGKAFLDFMAGMQGGVDPAWRDELIRRLQFDVRTPIRKMSKGMKQKVGIVAAFMHRPEVIILDEPTSGLDPLMQKVFIELVLEEKAKGTTFLMSSHNFPEIERTCDRAAIIKDGVIIAVKDIHDLQSMQRKLFEVTFETEQELDDFMKCGLKIDSREGNRVRVAVQGDMNRFIRETARFHVRNIDVFTQNLEDIFMDYYDREGQTP, encoded by the coding sequence ATGCTGAGCGTTGAACATGTAACCAAAATTTTTCCGAACGGGAGAGGCATTCGGGACGTCACCTTTTCGGTCCGCCGCGGCGAAGTGTTCGGTTTCCTGGGGCCGAATGGAGCCGGCAAATCGACGACGATTCGGCATATTATGGGCTTTTTGAAGCCGGATCAAGGCTCCGTAAAGGTATGCGGCTACGACACGTGGAAGGAACAGGGGCGCTTTCAAAAATATATCGGCTACCTTCCCGGCGAAATTGCGTTTATCGAGGGGATGACCGGCAAAGCGTTTCTGGATTTTATGGCAGGCATGCAGGGCGGCGTCGATCCGGCTTGGCGCGACGAACTCATCCGCCGGCTGCAGTTTGACGTCCGAACGCCGATCCGGAAAATGTCCAAGGGAATGAAGCAGAAGGTCGGGATCGTTGCCGCCTTCATGCACCGGCCGGAGGTCATTATCCTGGATGAGCCGACGTCAGGGCTGGATCCGCTCATGCAAAAAGTGTTTATCGAGCTCGTGCTGGAGGAGAAGGCAAAGGGGACGACCTTCCTGATGTCCTCGCATAATTTTCCGGAAATTGAACGGACCTGCGATAGGGCAGCGATCATCAAGGACGGCGTGATTATTGCGGTCAAGGATATCCATGATTTGCAGTCGATGCAGCGCAAGCTGTTCGAAGTGACGTTTGAGACGGAGCAGGAGCTGGACGATTTCATGAAATGCGGCCTGAAGATCGATTCCCGGGAAGGAAACCGCGTGCGGGTAGCCGTTCAGGGAGACATGAACCGGTTTATCCGCGAAACCGCCCGCTTTCACGTCCGCAATATCGATGTGTTCACGCAGAACCTGGAGGACATTTTTATGGATTATTACGATCGGGAGGGTCAAACGCCATGA
- a CDS encoding MFS transporter: MNNHVRETAEQPLLKNKTYLSLLGSQIVSNLGEWLTILAILTLVGLKWDATPWQITGVTLCMLLPVLLGGPLAGMLADRVERKQIMIWADIIRIFVVLGMAFAQELWQMYLLLITKSVFDVMFGPAKSGKIKEIVPRSQLEQAVSYSAIIEQSAKIAGPALGGLLTAVFGLQACFMLNALTFLISALFLFRVPSRSRLPLIAGEEQGASPEGGQETKSSAKQGFFKELAAGIQTIAAIPVLAYGLLALAMVLAVLQIADSQTIVLFRDIKNMPDDMLGWCIALSGVGTLAAAVVVRLLKSWSPLAKMGTGSAVMGIMFYAASVVAQNGDFGTMLGKLSMMLSFMIVGLGAGMTFIPFQAELQKRTPERLTGRVFGTVNSILSSASLIGPLLGGYLVTTFGAFAAFRLSGGLVALLGLLLLCTKVVIMKRDRLVHADA; the protein is encoded by the coding sequence ATGAACAACCATGTACGGGAAACGGCAGAACAGCCGCTGCTGAAAAATAAGACTTACCTTTCGCTGCTGGGCTCGCAAATCGTATCCAATCTGGGAGAATGGCTGACCATATTGGCCATCTTGACGCTGGTCGGCCTGAAGTGGGACGCTACCCCTTGGCAGATCACGGGGGTAACCTTGTGTATGCTGCTGCCGGTGCTGCTTGGCGGGCCGCTGGCGGGCATGCTTGCCGACCGGGTTGAACGCAAACAGATTATGATCTGGGCGGACATCATACGGATTTTTGTGGTTCTGGGCATGGCCTTTGCCCAGGAGTTATGGCAGATGTACCTTTTATTGATCACCAAAAGCGTCTTTGACGTCATGTTTGGCCCTGCCAAAAGCGGGAAGATCAAAGAAATCGTACCTCGAAGCCAGCTGGAGCAGGCGGTTTCGTACAGCGCGATTATCGAGCAGAGCGCCAAGATCGCAGGTCCCGCTCTGGGCGGGCTGCTGACGGCTGTGTTTGGCCTGCAGGCCTGCTTTATGCTTAACGCTTTAACCTTTCTGATTTCGGCCCTGTTTCTGTTCCGCGTGCCAAGCCGCAGCCGTCTGCCGCTTATAGCGGGTGAAGAGCAGGGGGCTTCACCGGAGGGAGGGCAGGAAACGAAGTCTTCCGCCAAACAGGGATTTTTCAAGGAGCTGGCTGCCGGCATCCAGACGATCGCCGCAATTCCGGTATTGGCATATGGCCTGCTGGCGCTTGCTATGGTGTTGGCCGTCCTGCAGATCGCCGATTCCCAGACCATTGTCCTGTTTCGGGATATTAAAAATATGCCCGATGATATGCTGGGCTGGTGTATCGCTTTAAGCGGCGTAGGTACATTGGCAGCTGCGGTTGTCGTACGCTTACTGAAATCCTGGTCACCGCTTGCCAAGATGGGCACGGGTTCTGCGGTTATGGGAATTATGTTTTATGCGGCTAGCGTAGTAGCCCAGAATGGAGATTTTGGCACCATGCTCGGGAAATTGTCCATGATGCTGTCTTTTATGATTGTAGGTCTTGGTGCGGGAATGACCTTTATCCCGTTTCAGGCGGAGCTGCAGAAACGTACGCCGGAACGGCTGACGGGCCGGGTATTCGGCACGGTCAACAGCATCTTGTCCTCCGCTTCCTTGATCGGACCGCTGCTCGGCGGCTACCTGGTCACCACCTTCGGCGCTTTTGCCGCCTTTAGGCTATCCGGAGGCCTGGTTGCCTTGCTGGGGCTACTGCTCCTCTGCACCAAAGTTGTTATTATGAAAAGAGATCGTTTGGTCCATGCGGACGCATGA
- a CDS encoding MarR family winged helix-turn-helix transcriptional regulator, with protein MMKAEEHQAELSLHLYRVLAKSFKSVNEHAVTASKLQGFNPTAFAVLEVLYYKGPQPIQQIGAKLLLQSGNVTYVIDKLEAGGLLHRTPCVRDRRVIFAELTPKGKEMMDQLYPEFEDRIDHALSGLNDQEKQVMIGLLKKMGTEAEKLPPLPRK; from the coding sequence ATGATGAAGGCAGAGGAACATCAAGCGGAATTGTCGCTGCATTTGTACCGTGTTCTGGCAAAATCCTTTAAGAGCGTTAACGAACACGCGGTCACGGCCAGCAAGCTGCAGGGGTTCAATCCGACGGCTTTCGCCGTATTGGAGGTCCTGTACTATAAAGGGCCTCAGCCGATCCAGCAAATTGGCGCCAAGCTGCTGCTGCAGAGCGGGAACGTGACTTATGTGATCGACAAGCTGGAAGCCGGAGGGCTGCTGCATCGCACGCCTTGCGTCCGTGACCGGCGGGTTATTTTTGCAGAGCTGACTCCAAAGGGCAAAGAGATGATGGATCAGCTTTATCCCGAGTTCGAGGACCGGATTGACCATGCGCTTAGTGGCCTGAATGACCAGGAGAAACAAGTCATGATCGGGCTGCTGAAAAAGATGGGTACTGAAGCGGAGAAGCTTCCGCCCCTGCCCCGCAAATAG
- a CDS encoding ABC transporter permease subunit — protein sequence MNMPLYRQMLAINLKMFMNYAVGSAFYILLMFWVYPGIAKNSSSLNSLIDGMPEGLGKAFGLENGFGSIGAFISGEYYGLLYLLILSIFCILVSTQLIAKLVDQGSMAYLLSAPTTRTKVALTQAAVLLSGLVLICAVTTLAGFAGYAWFIGDLGDFDSTGFVLLNAGALLLFFCIGGISYLISACCNDEKRALTLSGVIVIGFFSLNLIGKISGQLSWMRHISVFSLFDPGKIVGKTADWPVSVSVLAGIGAVAFAAGMIIFRKRSLPL from the coding sequence ATGAATATGCCGCTGTACAGACAAATGCTTGCGATTAACCTCAAAATGTTCATGAATTATGCCGTCGGATCGGCCTTTTATATCTTGTTGATGTTTTGGGTTTATCCGGGAATCGCCAAAAACAGCAGCAGCTTGAATTCGCTGATCGATGGGATGCCGGAGGGCCTGGGCAAGGCGTTCGGCCTGGAAAACGGCTTCGGCAGCATCGGCGCGTTTATATCCGGTGAGTACTACGGCCTGTTGTATCTGCTGATTCTGTCCATCTTCTGCATTCTCGTATCCACGCAGCTGATCGCCAAGCTTGTCGACCAGGGCTCGATGGCGTACCTGTTGTCGGCGCCCACCACCCGCACGAAGGTAGCCCTGACCCAGGCGGCCGTGCTGCTCTCCGGGCTGGTGCTGATTTGCGCGGTCACGACACTCGCCGGGTTTGCCGGGTACGCCTGGTTTATCGGGGATTTGGGGGATTTCGACAGCACCGGCTTTGTGCTGCTGAATGCAGGCGCCCTGCTGCTGTTCTTCTGTATCGGAGGCATTTCTTATTTGATTTCAGCCTGCTGCAATGACGAGAAGCGGGCGCTGACGCTCTCGGGCGTGATCGTCATCGGTTTTTTCAGCCTGAACCTGATCGGCAAAATCAGCGGGCAGCTCAGCTGGATGCGGCATATTTCGGTCTTTTCCTTATTTGATCCCGGTAAGATCGTCGGCAAAACGGCGGATTGGCCAGTGTCCGTCTCTGTTCTGGCAGGCATTGGCGCGGTAGCCTTCGCCGCCGGCATGATTATTTTCCGGAAAAGAAGCCTGCCGCTGTAA
- a CDS encoding multidrug resistance efflux transporter family protein — protein MKPLLIGILSAFFFAFTFILNRFMSTGGGSWAWSASLRYEMMLPILLLIAPFGGGLSPVLREIRRNSRVWLLWSFVGFVLFYAPVCFASMYGPAWLIASTWQLTIISGLLISPLLEPGLSWSLLPSAYRKVAPAAALITSAVIVAGVMLVQIGQSSKLHYQELLLGALPIIIASAAYPAGNRKLMQISGGRLNATQRVLAMTICSMPFWLLLSLYALVTSGPPPSSQLTGSLLVAVFSGVAATVLFFQATQMVQAHPMRLAGVEATQSFEVMFTLGAEVLFLSAPWPDLYGIAGLILVTGGMAVHAFATRRPAVSEPPPPHSSEIPPSV, from the coding sequence GTGAAACCCTTGCTGATCGGAATATTATCGGCCTTTTTCTTTGCCTTCACGTTCATTCTCAACCGATTTATGAGTACCGGCGGCGGAAGCTGGGCCTGGAGCGCTTCCCTCCGTTATGAAATGATGCTTCCAATCCTGCTGCTGATCGCACCCTTCGGCGGCGGATTAAGTCCCGTCCTGCGCGAGATCCGCCGGAATTCGCGCGTATGGCTGCTCTGGAGTTTTGTCGGATTCGTTCTGTTCTATGCTCCCGTCTGTTTCGCTTCCATGTATGGTCCGGCCTGGCTGATTGCCTCCACCTGGCAGCTTACCATCATCTCCGGACTCCTGATCTCGCCGCTGCTCGAGCCCGGACTCAGCTGGTCCCTTCTCCCTTCCGCTTATCGAAAAGTCGCCCCTGCCGCCGCTTTGATCACTTCGGCTGTGATTGTGGCCGGCGTCATGCTTGTTCAGATCGGCCAATCTTCTAAGCTCCATTATCAGGAGCTTCTGCTGGGGGCACTGCCGATTATCATCGCCAGTGCGGCCTATCCGGCCGGCAACCGCAAATTGATGCAGATCAGCGGCGGACGGCTGAATGCTACCCAGCGTGTGCTGGCAATGACGATATGCAGCATGCCTTTCTGGCTGCTCCTATCGCTTTATGCCCTCGTCACGTCCGGCCCGCCTCCATCCAGCCAGCTTACCGGCTCCTTGCTGGTTGCTGTATTTTCCGGAGTTGCGGCTACCGTCCTCTTTTTCCAAGCTACTCAAATGGTTCAGGCTCACCCGATGCGGCTCGCCGGGGTTGAAGCTACCCAATCGTTTGAAGTGATGTTTACGCTCGGCGCAGAGGTGCTGTTTCTATCGGCTCCGTGGCCAGACTTGTACGGAATCGCGGGTTTGATTCTTGTCACCGGGGGAATGGCGGTCCATGCTTTCGCTACCCGCAGACCGGCCGTCTCTGAACCGCCACCACCGCATTCATCCGAAATACCTCCATCCGTCTAA
- a CDS encoding ABC transporter ATP-binding protein, which yields MSSNKQNGTENLVKNLPDTLPDNVPGSQTEGGPVLDVFIRQAGYEQDQSRISGIRLQVKPGGLTGLIGPNGAGKSTTIKAIIGILPFADAVIAFRGGKGSYAYVPEQPVYYETLTLWEHLALAAAVNELPDEVWVPRSEQLLERFRLEEAKHLLPGGFSKGMLQKMMLLIGFLSKPDVYIVDEPFIGLDPRATRDFLSLLNEERERGAGILMSTHVLDTAEKICDDFVLIDHGRMAAEGTLDDIRGLCGRPEASLFDCFDLLT from the coding sequence ATGAGCAGTAATAAGCAGAACGGAACGGAAAACTTGGTGAAAAATTTGCCGGATACTTTGCCGGATAACGTGCCGGGCAGCCAGACGGAAGGCGGTCCCGTCCTGGACGTCTTCATCCGGCAGGCCGGATACGAGCAGGATCAAAGCCGGATCAGCGGAATCCGGCTTCAAGTGAAGCCGGGCGGCCTGACCGGGCTGATCGGACCCAACGGTGCCGGGAAGAGCACCACCATCAAAGCGATTATCGGCATTCTGCCCTTTGCGGATGCCGTAATCGCTTTTCGCGGCGGGAAAGGCTCATACGCCTATGTGCCGGAACAGCCCGTTTATTATGAAACATTAACGCTTTGGGAGCATCTGGCCTTGGCGGCCGCGGTCAACGAGCTCCCGGACGAGGTATGGGTGCCGCGGAGCGAGCAGCTGCTGGAACGTTTTCGATTGGAGGAGGCAAAACATCTGCTCCCCGGCGGTTTTTCCAAAGGGATGCTTCAAAAGATGATGCTCCTGATCGGCTTTCTGTCCAAGCCGGATGTTTATATCGTGGACGAGCCGTTTATCGGCCTTGATCCCCGGGCAACACGCGATTTTCTCAGCCTGCTGAATGAAGAGCGGGAGCGCGGTGCCGGAATTTTAATGTCGACGCATGTGCTGGATACGGCGGAAAAGATTTGCGACGATTTTGTTCTGATCGACCACGGGAGGATGGCGGCGGAAGGGACGCTGGACGATATCCGCGGGTTATGCGGCCGTCCGGAAGCTTCGCTGTTTGACTGCTTTGACCTGTTAACCTGA
- a CDS encoding alpha/beta hydrolase, with translation MIAAIVVLGLLALWLLITVITRYGFRQVTQMRLYRYPDENLLDYLLRTGVFTKEKYESMASREVQTTSIDGLRLNAQLFLPYPGSKRWAIIAHGYTMSLRSSLQFGALFEEKGFNLLLIDHRRHGKSQGKYTTYGFLEKHDLEAWVNWLLEQYGRDIQIGLHGQSLGGATVLEYLSMADPAVKFAVADCPYSDLNKLIRYQLAKIIRLPSFPFIRLLNRELQTKAGFRLEQVSPIRSVKQTTLPVLFIHGSADRYVPPAMSQEMFEAKPGPKRLVLIPGAAHATSYQKDPRRYKEELQAFIDECLPEEEYAPAPKAAIWKVRTPQLGG, from the coding sequence ATGATTGCCGCCATTGTCGTTTTGGGATTGCTGGCCCTTTGGCTGTTGATCACCGTGATAACCCGATACGGATTCCGCCAGGTCACCCAGATGCGCCTGTACCGGTATCCGGACGAGAACCTGCTTGACTATTTGCTGCGCACCGGCGTATTCACGAAAGAGAAATATGAGTCCATGGCCTCGAGAGAGGTTCAAACCACCTCTATTGACGGGCTCCGCTTGAACGCCCAGTTATTCCTTCCTTACCCCGGCTCCAAGAGATGGGCCATTATAGCTCACGGTTATACGATGTCTTTGCGGTCTTCCCTGCAGTTTGGCGCTTTGTTTGAGGAAAAAGGCTTTAATCTGCTGCTCATTGACCATCGCAGACATGGCAAAAGCCAGGGAAAATACACGACCTACGGCTTCCTGGAGAAACACGATCTTGAGGCCTGGGTGAACTGGCTGCTGGAGCAGTACGGAAGGGATATCCAAATCGGCCTTCACGGCCAGTCTTTGGGCGGTGCCACCGTGCTGGAGTATTTAAGCATGGCTGATCCTGCCGTCAAATTTGCGGTAGCCGACTGTCCTTATTCCGATCTAAATAAACTGATTCGTTATCAGCTTGCTAAAATTATCCGGCTCCCCTCCTTTCCCTTTATCCGCCTCCTGAACCGGGAGCTTCAAACCAAAGCAGGCTTTCGGCTGGAGCAGGTCAGTCCAATCCGGTCGGTGAAGCAAACAACGCTGCCCGTATTATTCATCCACGGATCTGCCGACCGTTACGTACCGCCAGCGATGAGCCAGGAAATGTTTGAAGCCAAGCCGGGGCCCAAACGTCTGGTTCTCATTCCCGGCGCTGCTCACGCCACTTCTTATCAGAAGGATCCCAGACGCTACAAAGAAGAACTTCAGGCGTTCATTGATGAATGTCTCCCTGAGGAGGAATATGCTCCCGCTCCCAAAGCAGCGATATGGAAAGTAAGAACCCCTCAATTAGGAGGATAA